One window of Alteriqipengyuania lutimaris genomic DNA carries:
- a CDS encoding DUF1272 domain-containing protein, whose amino-acid sequence MLEMRPDCERCGTDLPPSVPGAFICSFECTFCAPCAEALDDLCPNCGGELMDRPTRAAKLLEKYPASTQRKFKG is encoded by the coding sequence ATGCTTGAAATGCGCCCCGATTGCGAACGCTGCGGCACGGACCTTCCGCCCTCGGTCCCCGGCGCCTTCATCTGCAGCTTCGAATGCACCTTCTGCGCGCCGTGTGCGGAAGCGCTGGACGACCTGTGCCCCAATTGCGGAGGCGAACTGATGGACCGGCCGACCCGGGCGGCCAAGCTACTGGAGAAATACCCCGCGAGCACCCAGCGCAAGTTCAAGGGATGA
- the thiD gene encoding bifunctional hydroxymethylpyrimidine kinase/phosphomethylpyrimidine kinase produces MTNAKPPPRILSIAGSDSGGGAGIQADIKTIAMLGGYAMTAITAITAQNSRGVQGVTPLTGDFVMEQVDSCLTDFGADAIKIGMLHDAGIIGAVAEGLATLPEAQGVPIVLDPVMVATSGARLLQEDAVETMRTALFPLATLITPNLPELQILAGRTLPDTGEITEAAIALASAHGCYVLAKGGHTDDARVIDILCGPEGFLMQFDDARIDTPHTHGTGCTLSAAIATLMGHGQRIDHAVRLARQFTRAAILNAPGFGDGNGPMGHHAVRRLED; encoded by the coding sequence ATGACAAACGCAAAGCCCCCGCCCCGCATCCTCTCCATCGCCGGGTCCGATTCGGGCGGCGGCGCGGGGATCCAGGCCGACATCAAGACGATCGCGATGCTTGGCGGGTATGCGATGACCGCGATCACCGCGATCACCGCGCAGAATTCGCGCGGGGTTCAGGGCGTCACTCCGCTGACCGGCGATTTCGTGATGGAGCAGGTCGATTCCTGCCTCACCGATTTCGGCGCCGATGCGATCAAGATCGGGATGCTCCACGATGCCGGGATTATCGGCGCGGTGGCCGAGGGGCTCGCCACCCTGCCCGAGGCGCAAGGCGTGCCGATCGTGCTCGATCCGGTGATGGTCGCCACCTCGGGCGCGCGGCTGCTTCAGGAAGACGCGGTGGAAACGATGCGCACGGCGCTGTTCCCGCTCGCCACCCTCATCACCCCCAACCTTCCCGAACTGCAGATCCTTGCGGGTCGGACGCTGCCCGACACGGGCGAGATCACCGAGGCCGCGATCGCGCTGGCGAGCGCGCACGGGTGCTACGTTCTCGCCAAGGGCGGCCATACCGATGACGCGCGCGTGATCGATATCCTGTGCGGCCCCGAAGGCTTTCTGATGCAGTTCGACGACGCGCGGATCGACACTCCGCACACGCATGGCACGGGCTGCACGCTGTCCGCCGCGATCGCCACGCTGATGGGTCACGGCCAGCGGATCGACCACGCGGTACGGCTGGCGCGGCAATTCACGCGCGCCGCGATCCTGAACGCACCGGGCTTCGGCGACGGCAATGGCCCGATGGGCCATCACGCCGTGCGCAGGCTGGAGGACTAG
- a CDS encoding LOG family protein: MNNNGGVRDLYDRRFYAAEEEACFVDEACSVEQTPQTRHPAYKLAFRDEDFLLQPELRPVRFQLELLKPEMLLDQAGVGSTMVMYGSARIPSPEEVDALRESAKEKSEAEQKTVERLIEKAKYYQEAYNLARMVTEKAIIENGQRQFIVTTGGGPSIMEAGNRGASDAGGESIGLNIVLPHEQAPNTYVTPYLSFQFHYFALRKMHFLLRAKAVAVFPGGFGTFDEFFELLTLIQTGKMKAMPILLFGKDFWNRVIDFEALAEEGTISPRDLDLITWCETADEAWAAISKFYDLKV, from the coding sequence ATGAACAATAATGGCGGTGTGCGCGATCTGTACGATCGGCGCTTTTATGCAGCGGAAGAAGAAGCGTGTTTCGTGGATGAGGCCTGTTCGGTCGAACAGACCCCGCAGACACGCCATCCGGCCTACAAGCTGGCGTTCCGCGACGAGGATTTCCTTCTCCAACCCGAACTGCGCCCCGTGCGCTTCCAGCTCGAGCTGCTCAAGCCCGAGATGCTGCTGGACCAAGCGGGCGTCGGCTCCACGATGGTGATGTACGGTTCCGCGCGCATCCCCTCGCCAGAAGAGGTCGACGCGCTGCGCGAATCGGCGAAAGAGAAGTCGGAGGCTGAGCAAAAGACGGTCGAACGGCTGATCGAGAAGGCGAAATATTACCAGGAGGCCTACAACCTCGCGCGGATGGTGACCGAGAAGGCGATCATCGAGAATGGCCAGCGGCAGTTCATCGTCACCACCGGCGGCGGCCCCTCGATCATGGAGGCGGGCAATCGCGGGGCGAGCGATGCCGGGGGCGAGAGCATCGGGCTCAATATCGTCCTGCCGCACGAGCAGGCACCCAATACCTATGTCACGCCGTACCTGAGCTTCCAGTTCCACTACTTCGCGCTGCGCAAGATGCATTTCCTGCTGCGGGCCAAGGCGGTCGCGGTGTTCCCTGGCGGGTTCGGCACGTTCGACGAGTTCTTCGAACTGCTCACCCTGATCCAGACGGGCAAGATGAAGGCCATGCCCATTCTGCTGTTCGGCAAGGATTTCTGGAACCGCGTGATCGATTTCGAGGCTTTGGCCGAGGAAGGCACCATCAGCCCCCGCGATCTCGACCTCATCACCTGGTGCGAAACCGCCGACGAGGCTTGGGCGGCGATCTCCAAGTTCTACGACCTGAAGGTCTAG